One genomic window of Numida meleagris isolate 19003 breed g44 Domestic line chromosome 1, NumMel1.0, whole genome shotgun sequence includes the following:
- the RAB9A gene encoding ras-related protein Rab-9A — MAAKSSLLKVILLGDGGVGKSSLMNRYVTNKFDAQLFHTIGVEFLNKDLEVDGHFVTLQIWDTAGQERFRSLRTPFYRGSDCCLLTFSVDDSQSFQNLSNWKKEFIYYADVKEPESFPFVILGNKVDINERQVSTEEAQDWCRNNGNHPYFETSAKDATNVAAAFEEAVRRVLASEDRSDHFIQTDTVNLHRKPKPSSSCC; from the coding sequence ATGGCAGCAAAATCATCACTCCTTAAAGTAATACTGctgggagatggtggagttgGGAAGAGTTCCCTTATGAATAGATATGTCACCAACAAGTTTGATGCACAGCTGTTTCATACAATAGGTGTGGAGTTCTTAAACAAAGATTTGGAAGTGGATGGACACTTTGTCACTCTGCAGATATGGGACACGGCGGGTCAGGAACGTTTTAGGAGCCTGCGGACTCCTTTCTACAGAGGTTCTGACTGTTGCCTGCTTACCTTCAGCGTGGACGACTCTCAAAGCTTCCAAAACTTAAGCAACTGGAAGAAAGAATTCATTTATTACGCAGATGTCAAGGAGCCTGAAAGTTTTCCGTTTGTGATACTGGGTAACAAAGTTGATATAAATGAGAGGCAGGTGTCTACAGAAGAAGCCCAAGACTGGTGCAGGAATAATGGTAATCATCCCTATTTTGAAACCAGTGCAAAAGATGCCACTAACGTCGCAGCAGCCTTTGAAGAAGCAGTTAGAAGAGTTCTAGCCTCTGAAGATAGATCCGATCATTTTATTCAAACAGATACAGTAAACCTTCATCGGAAACCGAAACCCAGTTCATCTTGCTgttga
- the TCEANC gene encoding transcription elongation factor A N-terminal and central domain-containing protein, with amino-acid sequence MSDQKSIIYRIHCIEKLLSENNFQDIEDHLKELEDVSMSVECLQGTEVAKVVYRVLKSCPSAELKKKAKQLLSRWKALYKNNRLQSVHVKKSVSVFVREETEHLEIPGEQLLSKGPCQQEVLDAVPSKILVPPQAVKKVISNNPEGSIDQLSPFEEGRIDNEGCKPLVNEASSQHDHMRALRCKCTDLLYKALTDSAKDKEEADKWLELSKEIEEHIFALHSKNDKKYKNCIRSKISNLKNPKSCNLKHNLFSGTLSPKAFAEMTVMEMASDELKQLRALYTESSIQEHQLPQVINGTQTNKIKCKRCEKFDCTVTMIARGTLFLPGWVRNTNPDEQMLTFVICNECGEQWYHSRWICL; translated from the coding sequence ATGTCTGACCAGAAAAGTATTATATATAGAATCCATTGTATTGAAAAGCTACTCTCTGAGAACAATTTCCAAGATATTGAGGATCATCTTAAAGAGCTTGAAGATGTCAGTATGAGCGTAGAATGTCTTCAGGGGACAGAAGTTGCCAAGGTTGTATACAGAGTACTCAAGAGCTGcccttcagcagagctgaaaaagaaagcaaagcagttacTATCAAGATGGAAAGCACTTTACAAGAATAACCGTCTTCAATCAGTGCACGTCAAGAAGTCAGTTTCTGTATTTGTGAGAGAGGAAACTGAACATCTTGAGATTCCTGGAGAACAGCTGCTGTCTAAAGGACCTTGTCAGCAGGAAGTATTAGATGCTGTCCCTTCTAAAATTTTGGTCCCACCACAAGCTGTTAAAAAAGTGATAAGTAACAACCCAGAAGGCAGCATAGATCAGCTTTCCCCTTTTGAGGAAGGACGTATTGATAATGAAGGTTGTAAACCTCTTGTTAATGAAGCAAGCTCGCAGCACGATCACATGAGAGCTCTGAGGTGTAAGTGCACAGATCTTCTTTATAAAGCTTTGACTGATTCTGccaaagacaaagaagaagCTGATAAGTGGCTAGAGCTGTCTAAAGAAATCGAAGAACATATTTTTGCTCTTCATtctaaaaatgacaaaaagtataaaaattgCATCAGAAGTAAAATCTCTAACCTGAAGAACCCTAAAAGTTGCAACTTAAAACATAACCTTTTTTCAGGGACTTTGAGTCCAAAGGCTTTTGCTGAGATGACAGTGATGGAAATGGCCAGTGATGAACTGAAACAGCTCAGGGCTCTGTACACAGAGTCCTCTATTCAGGAACATCAGCTTCCACAAGTTATTAATGGCAcacagacaaacaaaataaagtgtAAGCGCTGTGAAAAATTTGATTGCACTGTCACTATGATTGCCAGAGGAACTCTCTTTCTTCCAGGCTGGGTGCGAAACACAAATCCAGATGAACAAATGTTGACCTTTGTAATTTGTAATGAATGTGGAGAACAATGGTATCACAGCAGGTGGATTTGTTTGTAA